One genomic window of Ilyobacter polytropus DSM 2926 includes the following:
- the lpxC gene encoding UDP-3-O-acyl-N-acetylglucosamine deacetylase: MKRKTIQNEIVYNGIGLHKGENIKLKLIPAVENTGIIFKRVDLKDGENEITLDINNTFDLTRGTNLKNEFGASVHTIEHFLSALYVYGITDLFVELDGNELPIGDGSAKPFVELLEKNGIKELESDIEEIVIKEPLYISQGDKHIIALPYEGYKITYSIKFEHTFLKSQLLEKEIDIETYKTEVAPARTFGFDYEIEYLKKNNLALGGTLENAIVVKKDGVLNPGGLRFEDEFVRHKMLDIIGDLKVLNRPIKGHIIAVKAGHALDIEFAKKMLSNNL; encoded by the coding sequence TTGAAGAGAAAAACAATCCAAAATGAGATAGTTTATAATGGTATAGGACTTCATAAAGGTGAAAATATAAAACTCAAGCTTATCCCGGCTGTAGAAAATACAGGGATAATTTTTAAGAGAGTGGATCTAAAAGATGGAGAAAACGAGATAACATTGGATATAAATAATACTTTTGACCTCACAAGGGGAACTAATCTCAAAAATGAATTTGGTGCAAGTGTACACACCATAGAGCATTTTTTATCGGCTCTCTATGTATATGGCATAACAGATTTATTTGTAGAGCTAGATGGAAATGAACTTCCTATAGGAGACGGTAGTGCAAAGCCCTTTGTGGAATTATTGGAAAAAAACGGAATAAAAGAGCTAGAGTCTGATATAGAGGAAATAGTCATAAAAGAACCCCTATACATAAGCCAGGGAGACAAGCATATAATTGCCCTTCCCTATGAGGGATACAAGATAACTTACTCTATAAAGTTTGAACATACTTTCTTGAAATCCCAGCTTTTGGAAAAAGAGATAGATATAGAGACTTATAAAACAGAGGTAGCTCCAGCTAGAACATTTGGTTTTGATTATGAGATCGAATATTTAAAGAAAAACAATCTTGCCCTTGGAGGGACCTTGGAAAATGCCATTGTTGTCAAAAAAGACGGTGTGCTAAATCCTGGGGGACTTAGATTTGAGGATGAATTTGTAAGACATAAGATGCTAGATATTATAGGGGACCTAAAAGTCTTAAACAGACCTATAAAAGGCCACATAATAGCTGTAAAAGCTGGACATGCCCTTGATATAGAATTTGCAAAA
- a CDS encoding ATP-dependent helicase: protein MSILDNLNSEQKKAASKVEGPVLILAGAGSGKTRTVTYRIAHMVKEKEISPYKILAVTFTNKAAREMRERVETLIGEDSKRVMVSTFHAFGVRLLRMYGVELGYNSNFNIYDGDDQKRLIKNIMKELVITDKSITPARIASIISRLKEDGITPEEYEKDSRGFLESYKTVSSVYKKYNSGLKNNNAMDFADIIVNTNRLMDIQKIREKVQDRYQYVMVDEYQDTNNIQYQIINKIAEKYKNICVVGDEDQSIYGFRGANIQNILDFEKDYPEAFVIKLEQNYRSTAHILEAANSIIKNNESSKGKNLWTEKNKGELIRIFESDDARHEAYLVLQEINRLKNSNRNYKDFTILYRTNAQSRAFEELFIKFNIPYKVFGGMQFYQRMEIKDIMAYLNVINNSLDSLNLLRILNVPKRKIGVKSVEKIAEFAENKGVSIFEALGRSEEIEGLSKNLKIVLSEFHSMLLNFIEESQYMPVSEIFDGVVNSIGYFSYLESLGEEAESRIENIEELRNSISEMEKNQENLTLGEYLESTALISATDKLEEEQDYVKLMTIHNSKGLEFPVVFVVGVEDEVFPGSKVEYDPTQLEEERRLCYVAITRAEEKLYMYYAKQRFVYGQMQFRTQSRFLDEIPGHLVELMNVKKIEKTPEKKSSVKSSIENFNPIRDGKSKASSSNLPYSIGEKVTHKKFGLGIVRSINDKTIEVEFSIGKKKFLTMAADKFINKV from the coding sequence ATGAGTATATTAGATAATTTGAATAGCGAACAGAAAAAAGCTGCCTCAAAGGTAGAGGGGCCTGTACTTATACTTGCTGGAGCAGGGAGCGGAAAAACAAGGACAGTCACCTATAGAATAGCCCACATGGTAAAAGAAAAAGAGATCTCACCTTATAAAATTCTTGCTGTGACCTTTACAAACAAGGCTGCGAGAGAGATGAGGGAAAGGGTTGAAACTCTTATAGGGGAAGATTCTAAAAGGGTTATGGTTTCTACATTTCACGCCTTTGGAGTAAGACTTCTCAGAATGTATGGAGTTGAACTAGGCTATAATTCAAACTTTAATATTTATGACGGAGACGATCAGAAAAGACTCATAAAGAATATAATGAAGGAACTGGTTATAACAGACAAGAGCATAACTCCTGCAAGGATAGCCTCTATAATATCAAGACTAAAAGAAGACGGTATTACTCCTGAAGAGTATGAAAAAGATTCCAGAGGTTTTTTAGAGAGCTATAAGACGGTCTCTTCTGTATACAAGAAATATAATTCTGGACTTAAGAATAACAATGCCATGGATTTTGCTGATATAATAGTAAATACCAACAGGCTTATGGACATTCAGAAAATAAGAGAGAAAGTTCAGGATAGATATCAGTATGTAATGGTAGATGAATATCAAGACACAAATAATATTCAGTATCAGATTATAAATAAAATTGCTGAAAAATATAAAAATATATGTGTTGTAGGAGATGAGGATCAGAGTATTTACGGGTTTAGAGGGGCGAATATACAGAATATCCTGGATTTTGAAAAGGATTATCCTGAAGCTTTTGTAATAAAACTTGAACAAAATTACAGATCCACTGCCCATATACTAGAAGCTGCCAACTCTATAATAAAAAACAACGAGAGTTCCAAAGGAAAAAATCTTTGGACTGAAAAAAATAAAGGTGAATTGATAAGAATATTTGAATCAGATGATGCCCGACACGAGGCTTATCTGGTTCTTCAGGAGATAAACAGACTAAAAAACAGTAACAGAAATTATAAAGATTTTACTATACTTTACCGAACAAATGCCCAGTCTAGAGCATTTGAAGAACTTTTCATAAAATTTAATATTCCATACAAAGTTTTCGGAGGTATGCAGTTTTATCAGAGGATGGAGATAAAGGATATAATGGCTTACTTGAATGTCATAAATAATTCTCTTGATTCTCTAAACTTACTGAGAATATTAAATGTTCCCAAAAGAAAAATAGGTGTAAAAAGTGTAGAAAAGATAGCTGAATTTGCTGAAAATAAGGGTGTAAGTATTTTTGAGGCACTAGGAAGATCAGAAGAGATAGAAGGCCTGAGTAAAAATCTAAAGATAGTCTTGTCCGAATTTCATTCGATGCTCTTAAATTTCATAGAAGAAAGCCAGTATATGCCGGTTTCTGAGATTTTTGACGGAGTTGTAAATTCAATAGGGTATTTCTCATATTTGGAAAGTTTGGGTGAGGAAGCAGAGTCTCGAATAGAAAATATAGAGGAATTAAGAAACTCTATAAGTGAGATGGAAAAAAATCAGGAAAACTTGACTTTGGGTGAATACCTTGAAAGCACCGCCCTTATAAGTGCTACAGATAAACTAGAAGAGGAACAGGATTATGTCAAACTTATGACGATACATAACTCTAAAGGTCTTGAATTCCCTGTGGTTTTTGTTGTGGGAGTTGAAGATGAAGTTTTCCCAGGATCAAAGGTTGAATATGATCCGACACAGCTAGAAGAAGAGAGAAGACTCTGCTATGTGGCGATAACAAGAGCCGAAGAAAAACTTTATATGTATTATGCAAAGCAAAGATTTGTATATGGACAGATGCAGTTTAGGACACAGTCTAGATTTTTGGATGAGATACCTGGACACCTTGTAGAGCTAATGAACGTTAAGAAAATAGAAAAAACTCCAGAAAAGAAATCTTCTGTAAAATCTTCTATTGAGAATTTTAATCCTATTAGAGACGGGAAATCAAAAGCATCCAGCAGTAACCTGCCTTATTCTATAGGTGAAAAGGTTACTCATAAAAAATTTGGTTTGGGAATCGTGAGAAGTATAAATGACAAAACAATAGAGGTAGAATTTAGTATAGGGAAAAAGAAATTCCTGACTATGGCTGCAGATAAATTCATAAATAAAGTATAA